The Sabethes cyaneus chromosome 3, idSabCyanKW18_F2, whole genome shotgun sequence DNA window TCCTTCGTCAGTCAGTCATGGATATGGCGGGAGATGCTCGGATTTCTTAGAGCACCTGTAGTTCAGCTGAGCCAGATTGACGCTGCAGAAAATGTATCAATTGCTGCTGCGCGAGTGCACGTGGAGTGCGCGATTCAAAGAGTAAGGCAATTTAGCATTCTCAATGATAAAATAGATGCGAATTTACTTCCTGTTCTCGACGACATTGTATTTGTCGCATGTGCGATTACTAATGTTTCAAAACCTATTCTAGCAAATGAACGATTTTGAGGAAGGAACTTAATGTTCtattaataaaacaaaactgtttATTGCACCTAGCAGCAATTTAACGAGTTCTACGCAAATTCgctttttaataataattatcctgtacttactaaatacattgaaaatatgcttgtcaagcaaggaggagtgcagtggggaggcaaagcgatatcgcactttggatggtacaattttccttgcaattgacaatactaaaaattacacaaaatcgAATTTTAGAACAGGTCAATTTTTTCacgtttgtttacgtttcacttcataaacctttgcacggtgcctacccaaggaacaatttttgcttattaaacgtttcaccgacagcttttattcagcacatgctataTAGCTACTTTTAAAGtatatctaaacacctctgttcaatgcttatacagttggttttggagaatttaaacagcacagtgctgaatatggacgtggaagatgcgtttgtataactgttatgcaacgtatagtaaaacgtttattcagtacgcatagagatgtttattaaactgctgctaatgccactgaagctacgtttattccacagcagttcaacatttagacaagcaaaaagaataaaatatgcaggaagtacctatttttattttattttgtgggtttagttattttcatgttcacttttgtattcgtatttttataatttacacacttaacaaaaagcaccaaattcggtaaaattttaccgaattctaaacagctgatcgttcggtaaaaatttcgatggtgccaatcgacgtttacagatcattagtaatgtttggtgcaataaaaaattttaccgaacgttcagctgtttagatttcggtaaattttaccgaatcgtttaagtgtgtacttAGTACTTACGACTTAGTAGCAAATCGTTGGTTGACTCGAAATTTATCAAGCCTgccattatacttttttcattcatccggattcgaacttacatcctgacggtcggaagccatcgacgaacacatctgagataatctgacatatgacaggcaccgagtttttagccgatgtggATTTACCAGTTTAAGTTTGTCAAACGTGGAACAATaatgggctaaaatacatttaagcgctgaagagtagtttcttaaatcatttttggcatctgctgtacaagattgctttagaagtatttattctgcacatgttaaacatttaataaactatttgtgctgaagtatttcgcttgtaccaccagcacTCACCAACACTCACAacgcaaaggtttttttttctcttgtatattgacgacggtgagcggtgctaATGAGTAAAATTCACTGGAAACTGGAAATCCAGAACTTTCGGCTAGCTGCGAACACAATGTGCGATTGTTCAGTTAGTTAGCAGTGAAgtgattagttagcagcagcagtgattagttaacagtAGAAGTGGTTCGTGCTAGTACTTTTAacaccccgtcattagtttacgcagatagtacTGCTTCCTGAGCTTATTTAAGTCGCTCGCTGTCTGTGCTCGTATATTTGTCATCGggtcggatttagtttttttcatccgaaaaacaaaaagcagcagTAGATGGCACGAGAAGAAGTTGGATTTttgcgcaccggcagcgggagctgaCCACGCGATTACGgtacggcgctaccagcagtggtggtatcgccactatgccacccgaccaaacaattctggcggctttagTCCGACgcaattcatctcgctgagcaaatctattgtgagtaactcgcaaagcATTAAGCAGAGCTGGTTGCCTTGGACGAGAGATAACGACACGTCGAGTGAGAAGATACATATCGTccagacaacaacaaataaaaggatTGCCACGGCCAGCAAAGACTTGTCTCGGCTAAAAGTtgttatgaaaattttttctattcttaatctgtaaaaaaaagaaataaagtgtacctaatataaatttatttatataaattataaagtgtaaagtataaagtgtcattcaagttattggtgtcattggctgccatcaagcactttttattccacacctgttcttggtggtgctactgatacgtttgtacgacgattaatcgacaCATATTTCACACTTGCTCTCAACAATGCAGCAGATACGTTAGCGCAACTTTCATTCACCCTTATTCCATcactattccacacttgctctcagcaatgctgctgattcgtttgcGCCACGTTtgttccacttttattctgccCTTGCTCTCtccaatgctgctgatacgtttgcgccacgtttgttccacttttattctgcacttgctcttaccaatgctgctgattcgtttgcgcaacatttattccacttttattctgcacttgctgtcagcaatgctgctgatacgtttgcgccacGTTTATTCCATCCTTATTCCACTACTATTCCACACGTGCTTTCTGTAATACTGCTTGTCGTGTACTACAGAGCGTTTCTTCATTTTCGGCCGTCTGCTAAGACTTCACTCCAATGACTGGCGTTTATCGCTGAAGCGAGAAATGGTCTTACTCAACCGAATTCTCTGCTCTGCGAGTGTGAGTGAGCATTTCCAAATATTTACTCACACTCTAGCTGCTTCGGCATTGGCATAACGAATTTCAAGCCTTTGACTGTGCAACCGAGTATTTCAAacttctctcttctcttttgCGCTACATGCGAGAAGCGAGGcgattcaatttttttcttttttttttgcgatttgTGTAATGCTGTTCCCTGCAAGGAACAGATGAAGGTTTAGGTTTGCGATGACACTGGGgtaaatagttatttatttttttctttaattcctTTCTATAATATGCATCTCCTacactgctgatacgtttgcacagtgcttattccactcttattccacttttactccacaattgatCTTAGCTAATtcggtagcttttaagcgaccggtattccacacctgctcttagctgtgctgctgatacgtttgcacaatgcCTATTCGactctcattccacacttaaataacaacatgtagatgcccagtaaaccatttggtttgtatatctcgattgcaactgagatatacgaaatcatatctgaacgaaaaagttatatttcacgccatataagaacatcccaagtaaccaagagttcgaataatggtgtctaacaagggttaaacagctttatgtatatcaatctataacttgctaagcagcgtcacttttaagtaattaaccgaactttcaagctgtcttgggttcactgcatagaacgctaagcagcttcgaaataaactgtcaaaaactaagaaaaaacaaatttagcagcacttctatgttctatttttatacttctacctaacttctatattcgttgcatttgcctgctgttgggtttgaacccgggtgttccgcgttgtaaacctataccgatccactgcgtcacctttgtcgcatacaagcgatgtgaattttgccaatgagttgttaagtaaaagttcgttttagaacttgcagcagctttatgcagcgcgagttaattatagaacataaagtttggaaccaggcaattaactatagtagcgagataccgacagcatatgctacacaacacaaacacaataatgaagagtattacattctaatttatatttgtaattagaaatgtgcgaggattaaatttattcaagtgaaataaaaataattaatctccaatagttgcaggttctgctggtttgatcaccagaaatataaacaaaaaagcagcacgcagaacttgttagcaactaaagttacttcagaacttcatgtagcatcctagtAGCTTtaaagtatctatgaagtactcgcagcatttcttaaagcatttagttccacgtatacttgatatacactactaatcagcaagaaagttctatacggaactgaatctgaactaattatgaactttcgagttcgcgtgtcaagtattattcgaacttttggttgcttgggatatatgtaccaaagtggaggcgatatacgtgcgaaagctttgacaattatttgtaattcttttttgcgtagtttttataacacgcaactaaatactcctgaatatatgattaagatataatcaaatattgcaatcgtctatactgctttataattcacagtcatgaattgtatatgaaggcacgcacgactgcaaaacaacttattattcacttcgatttgacatactctaattattatacaattccaatgtgaaattgacatgaaaacgatttattatgaactttctattacgattttgtgttatctgggtgttgattagaagctaggaaAAACGTGGGATATAACGTTTAAACAACACGTgcttcagcaaattcgcttattcagcaccggatgctaccacacaactcttattccacacttgctctttTAAGTGCTGCCGTTTTGCTCCTTGggtaacctcaactctggtttgacgtttttgtgtattttgtttggattccctttgtaacctaattttattgctagtggggtTATTACTTGCAATTCGTActacttgtttgcggaaactggaaatgcccgacttttccgaagcagaaaaatgatatcagttctgcacaacatatttttttgtcatttttgcagttttttgcttctgggtcttgcgaataagtaatcaaaacaaaccccacaacactgtcaaacctgggacgaaaaaaacgcactgacatctgcgtgcaatgctttatagcGAACAGGACGTCTAccgcacgggaatgacacttccaataccaacctgtacaaaaaaaacgtagccaacatagagcgggcccaagctgacagcttcatagatgggctcaagctgacaaccgagtcggatgtgtaaattgttaaattttgttagttttagtttgattttagccaaggttttagcgtcacatagccaatgccagacaggcaattgatgcgaaatatGTGAAACcttgaaaatggttagttaaattcgttttgtgaaatcgctttgcgtttgccgcgtttttcatgtgagcaacgaaaatgtgacgtcatatcagccccctggtcTACCGTAATAAGCTGAAGGTATTAAATAAGCATTCTTGCGATCCATCGGAAACATTGAAAAGCAGCTGATCTGGTATCACTGATTTTTCAAGAATATTGGGATTTGGCCCTTTCGTTAATTCAAtttcattaaataaaaaaacgtaaaaaacaaaaaaagatcaaacaaaaacgaaacaacAGTCAAACGTAACAGTACGGAGCAACATCAATGCGGTGAATCGCAGTTGCTTCTTAATCGTTAGTTTAGTGTTTTTACCAGTTTTGTACTTGAAAATCAGTAAAAATGAGGTATAATAAATTATCATCTCCATAAATTGTGAAATACCTATAGGCTATAGTAATTGTACTCCGGGTTAAATGACTCATTATTTACTTATTCAGGATCAGTGTCGATGGTTTGCTGGTGTACTTTCCGTACGAGTACATCTACCCGGAACAGTATGCTTATATGCTGGAACTGAAGCGAACCTTCGATGCGAAGGGACACTGCTTGCTGGAGATGCCTTCGGGGACCGGTAAGACCACCACGCTGCTATCGCTGATTGTAGCCTACATCATGGAATATCCGCACATCGTACGGAAGTTGATCTACTGCTCGCGTACCGTACCGGAAATCGAAAAGGTAATCGCCGAGTTGAAGCACCTTATGAACTACTACGAAAAGCAAACGGGTGTAATGCCCAACATAACCGGTTTGGTGCTCAGTTCACGAAAAAATATGTGCATTCATTCGGAAGTTAGCCGCGAACGGGACGGTAAAATAGTGGATGCCAAATGTTACGGCATGACGGCCAGCTACATCCGTGAGCGGGCTGCGTCGGACGATTCCGTAAGCGTGTGCCAGTACTTCGAAGGATTTCAAGCGGAAGGAAAGGAATCGACGCTACCGCCCGGTATCTATTCCATCGACGATCTGAAGGATTTTGGCCGAGAGCGGAACTGGTGTCCGTACTTTGTGTCACGCTTCGCGGTAGGTTGTACTTACGGTAAtttaattattgatttttcaaTGGAATCGTTTGTGGATTGTTTTAGATCAATCAAGCCCAGGTTGTAGTCTACAGTTACCACTACCTGTTGGATCCCAAGATTGCGGAGGTTGTTTCCAAAGAGCTTGCGCGGGAATCGGTCGTGGTTTGCGATGAGGCTCACAATATCGGTAGGGGCTTTAAACCCGAGTTGGTGTGCTCTTTTACATATGCTTTTTTCGATTTTAGACAACGTTTGCGTAGATTCTATGAGTGTAAAAATCAATCGACGACTGATTGAGAAAAGTACAACCGGAATTCATACGCTGGAGAAATACGTTGCAGAGTAAGAACTTAGCTAACTTTAAAGAGGAGTACGAATTAAATTTGTTTACCCATAGGATAAAAGATGACGACCGGCATCGGTTGAACGAGGAATACCTACGGTTAGTCCAGGGACTGAAAGAGGCATCGTTTGCTCGAGAAACGGACATGGTTCTAGCTAACCCTGTTCTACCATCGGAAATTCTCAAAGAGGTAGTTCCAGGAAACATCCGAAACGCGGACCATTTTCTAAGCTTTCTGAAGCGTTTCATTGAATACATAAAATCGCGTCTCCGAGTGCAGCATGTGGTTCAAGAGAGTCCGGCTGGTTTCCTGAAGGACATTCAACAGAAAGTTTGTATCGAGCGAAAACCGCTGCGTTTTTGTGCCGAGCGTTTGTCTTCGCTGCTGCGAACTTTGGAAATCACCGACCTAACAGAATTCGGTGCACTAACCGTGATAACTTCGTTCGCAACGCTGGTGTCGTCCTACACAAAAGGTTTCACCATTATCATAGAACCTTTCGATGACAAAACACCCACGGTGTCGAATCCTATTATGCACTTAAGCTGCATGGATTCATCGATTGCGATGAAACCAATCTTTCAACGGTTTCAAAGTGTGGTAATCACTTCCGGAACACTGTCACCGATGGATATGTATCCAAAAATACTGGATTTTGAACCGGTGGTAATGAGTTCCTTCACTATGACCCTCGCCAGACCATGTCTACTACCGATGATTGTCTCGCGTGGCAATGATCAGGTGGCCATTTCATCGAAATTCGAAACACGCGAAGATACAGCCGTTACTCGCAACTATGGTCAGTTGCTGGTGGAAACAGCTAAAACCGTTCCAGATGGAATCGTGTGTTTTTTCACGTCCTACCTCTATCTGGAATCGGTGGTAGCATCGTGGTACGATCAGGGCATTATTGACACTCTGTTGAGGTACAAGTTGCTGTTCATTGAGACGCAGGACAGTGCGGAAACGTCGTACGCACTGATGAACTACGTCAAGGCGTGCGAATGTGGCCGAGGAGCAGTGTTGCTAGCTGTAGCGCGCGGGCGCGTTTccgagggagtggatttcgatCATCATCTCGGCCGAGCAGTGCTGATGTTTGGCATCCCTTACGTTTACACCCAATCCCGGATATTGAAGGCACGGTTGGACTATTTGCGAGATCAGTTTCAGATAAGGGAAAATGATTTTCTTACCTTTGATGCGTTACGACATGCGGCGCAGTGTGTTGGCCGTGCCATTCGGTAGGCAGTCGTGAAAACCTTTCAGTCCGAtggaaatttattttaatatgtttTTGATACTTGCAGTGGTAAAACCGATTACGGTATTATGATCTTTGCGGATAAGCGTTTTTCCCGACAGGATAAACGTGGTAAGCTTCCCAAGTGGATCCAAGAGCACCTGACGGATAACTACTGCAACCTCAGCACCGAAGAATCGATGCAGGTTTGTGTTTGTGCTTTTGTTTTTGAATGTTTTCTGATCAATTACATAAATCTCATTTCCGGAATTAGTTGGCAAAGCGATGGCTTCGCCAAATGGCGCAACCCTTCACACGGGAAGATCAATTGGGCGTTTCTCTGCTAACGCTAGAGCAGCTTCAATCGACCGAAaaggaaaaattggaaaaacagGCCCAGGGCAAAAACTAATTTCTAACGTACTTCTGAGGCATTTCAATAAAACTACCTCTGTGTCTGATAATCTGTCTGTGTTTATCCCTCACGCTAattagacatatttttgtatcgCACTCTGAGTTGTCTTTAAGTTTAAGCAGCGCTCAATCGAGCGGACTTCAAATGCATCCAACCAATCATCGACCTTATCGGCAAGGTCGTAAATTATCCACTCTCCCTGATCAACCAGTGAGTCGTCTTTGCGCACTCAGCAAACCATCAAATGGCTTCCAAATCTAAAGCCGGTCGCCACTGCAGCTGCCCAAAAAATCTTCAATCAATCGACTTCAaacgacaacggaccaaatctttgtgctgcgacagatcctctaAAAGTGTCGCGAATATGAAATCTCTACGCACCGCCTTTTCATAGATTTCCGCCTACGATACTGTCGACCGTAAAGAGCTAGagattatggacgaaaacggttttctcaGGAAGttgacaagactgattaaggtCACGATGAATGGTGTACAATCTTGTGTGAGGCTGAGGATATCGGGTGCGTTAAAAAGCCCTGCTCTCCTGTTTCAACGTCGCGTTAGAAGGTGCTCTAAAACGTGCGGGTTTTAACATGCGGGGCATGCttttcaataaatctagccGATTTACCTGTTTCGCTAGGGACCTGAACATTGTCGGAAGGGCGTTCCAGACGGCTGCTGAGTAGTGTACCAcactgaaacgtgaagcagtgaaggttggattagtggtgaatacgttTAAAACCAAGTACCTACCTTTTAGCAGGCGAACCGAGCGCGATTgagctcgcataggcaatagtgtggaagtcgacggggatgagttcgaggtggtggacaGTGGACCTCGGGCCGTTGATgccgtcggataacaactgcagcagaaaaATACGTAAACATATTCTTCCAGGAAGTCGTGCTGACTACGGACTCCCCAAGACTCTtaggtctggtaagcttcaccctCGTACCAGGATTtaccatgtacaaaacgctaataagaccgctAGTCCTTtgcgggcacgaaacgtggacaat harbors:
- the LOC128742357 gene encoding general transcription and DNA repair factor IIH helicase subunit XPD, which produces MRISVDGLLVYFPYEYIYPEQYAYMLELKRTFDAKGHCLLEMPSGTGKTTTLLSLIVAYIMEYPHIVRKLIYCSRTVPEIEKVIAELKHLMNYYEKQTGVMPNITGLVLSSRKNMCIHSEVSRERDGKIVDAKCYGMTASYIRERAASDDSVSVCQYFEGFQAEGKESTLPPGIYSIDDLKDFGRERNWCPYFVSRFAINQAQVVVYSYHYLLDPKIAEVVSKELARESVVVCDEAHNIDNVCVDSMSVKINRRLIEKSTTGIHTLEKYVAEIKDDDRHRLNEEYLRLVQGLKEASFARETDMVLANPVLPSEILKEVVPGNIRNADHFLSFLKRFIEYIKSRLRVQHVVQESPAGFLKDIQQKVCIERKPLRFCAERLSSLLRTLEITDLTEFGALTVITSFATLVSSYTKGFTIIIEPFDDKTPTVSNPIMHLSCMDSSIAMKPIFQRFQSVVITSGTLSPMDMYPKILDFEPVVMSSFTMTLARPCLLPMIVSRGNDQVAISSKFETREDTAVTRNYGQLLVETAKTVPDGIVCFFTSYLYLESVVASWYDQGIIDTLLRYKLLFIETQDSAETSYALMNYVKACECGRGAVLLAVARGRVSEGVDFDHHLGRAVLMFGIPYVYTQSRILKARLDYLRDQFQIRENDFLTFDALRHAAQCVGRAIRGKTDYGIMIFADKRFSRQDKRGKLPKWIQEHLTDNYCNLSTEESMQLAKRWLRQMAQPFTREDQLGVSLLTLEQLQSTEKEKLEKQAQGKN